A region from the Streptosporangium sp. NBC_01756 genome encodes:
- a CDS encoding TrmB family transcriptional regulator, with protein MQDVVEQLQRLGMSGYEAKAYVTLVGSGQPLNGYEVAKRSGVPRSTVYETLGKLVAKGAAYEVRGIEDATDYLPLPPRSLLERMRREFDDSIESLQASLPTIVAPPEAHLIHNLKDAEALLARAEDVVAASRTDLFLSIWPEEMRRLSPLVRQAVERGVDASMMHFGPAQEVVGHLYEHRFSTPDVIMEDLGCRLLVVAGDRREALIGGFVGGSAWGVYTEDPAVVLMAVEYIRHDIALQIIADRVGHESLREFWTSDPEFTRLRAGHGRPAALLRAAGCPAPVLPAG; from the coding sequence ATGCAGGACGTAGTGGAACAGTTGCAGCGCCTGGGCATGTCAGGTTACGAGGCCAAGGCCTATGTCACGCTGGTCGGCTCCGGGCAGCCGCTCAACGGATACGAGGTCGCCAAGCGCTCGGGAGTGCCGCGCAGCACGGTCTACGAGACGCTGGGCAAGCTGGTCGCCAAGGGCGCGGCCTACGAGGTGCGGGGAATCGAAGACGCCACCGACTATCTGCCGCTGCCGCCCCGGTCGCTGCTGGAGCGGATGCGCCGGGAGTTCGACGACTCGATCGAGTCGCTGCAGGCCTCGCTGCCCACGATCGTGGCGCCGCCCGAGGCTCATCTGATCCACAACCTCAAGGACGCCGAGGCGCTGCTCGCCCGGGCCGAGGACGTGGTGGCCGCCTCGCGTACCGACCTGTTCCTGTCGATCTGGCCCGAGGAGATGAGACGGCTCTCACCGCTGGTCAGACAGGCGGTCGAGCGCGGTGTCGACGCTTCCATGATGCACTTCGGCCCTGCCCAGGAAGTGGTGGGGCACCTGTACGAGCACCGGTTCTCCACCCCCGATGTGATCATGGAGGACCTGGGCTGCCGCCTCCTGGTCGTCGCCGGCGACCGGCGCGAGGCGCTGATCGGCGGCTTCGTGGGCGGATCGGCCTGGGGCGTCTACACCGAGGACCCGGCCGTGGTCCTGATGGCGGTGGAGTACATCAGGCACGACATCGCCCTGCAGATCATCGCCGACCGGGTGGGACACGAGTCGCTGCGTGAATTCTGGACCAGCGATCCGGAGTTCACCCGGCTGCGCGCCGGCCACGGCCGCCCGGCCGCCCTGCTCCGCGCCGCCGGGTGCCCTGCCCCGGTCCTTCCAGCAGGGTGA
- the glnII gene encoding glutamine synthetase, with product MTFKAEYIWIDGTKPTAKLRSKTRVLADGAELPVWGFDGSSTNQADGSSSDRVLKPVFTCPDPIRGGSNVLVLCEVLDIDMTPHASNTRAALVEVAEKFADQESWFGIEQEYTFFKEGRPLGFPLGGFPAPQGGYYCGVGADEVFGREIVEKHLDLCLEAGLAISGINAEVMPGQWEFQVGPAGPVEVSDHMWVARWLLYRVAEDFNVAATLDAKPVKGDWNGAGAHTNFSTKAMREGYDPIITACEALATNAAEHVKYYGADIEDRLTGHHETAPWNEFSYGVSDRGASVRIPWQVEVEKKGYIEDRRPNANVDPYQVTRLIVGTCCAALEKAGQV from the coding sequence ATGACCTTCAAGGCTGAATACATCTGGATCGACGGCACCAAGCCGACCGCCAAGCTCCGTTCGAAGACCAGGGTCCTGGCCGACGGCGCCGAACTCCCGGTCTGGGGTTTCGACGGATCCAGCACCAACCAGGCCGACGGCTCCTCCTCCGACCGCGTGCTCAAGCCGGTGTTCACCTGCCCGGACCCGATCCGCGGCGGCAGCAACGTGCTGGTGCTCTGCGAGGTCCTCGACATCGACATGACCCCGCACGCCAGCAACACCCGCGCCGCGCTCGTCGAGGTGGCCGAGAAGTTCGCCGACCAGGAGTCGTGGTTCGGCATCGAGCAGGAGTACACCTTCTTCAAGGAGGGCCGCCCGCTGGGCTTCCCGCTCGGCGGCTTCCCCGCCCCGCAGGGTGGCTACTACTGCGGCGTCGGCGCCGACGAGGTCTTCGGCCGCGAGATCGTCGAAAAGCACCTCGACCTCTGCCTTGAGGCCGGCCTGGCGATCTCCGGCATCAACGCCGAGGTCATGCCCGGTCAGTGGGAGTTCCAGGTTGGCCCGGCGGGCCCGGTGGAGGTCTCCGACCACATGTGGGTCGCCCGCTGGCTGCTCTACCGCGTCGCCGAGGACTTCAACGTCGCCGCCACGCTTGACGCCAAGCCGGTCAAGGGCGACTGGAACGGCGCCGGCGCGCACACCAACTTCTCCACCAAGGCGATGCGCGAGGGCTACGACCCGATCATCACCGCCTGCGAGGCCCTCGCCACGAACGCCGCGGAGCACGTCAAGTACTACGGCGCCGACATCGAGGACCGTCTCACCGGTCACCACGAGACCGCCCCGTGGAACGAGTTCAGCTACGGCGTCTCCGACCGCGGCGCCTCGGTCCGCATCCCGTGGCAGGTCGAGGTGGAGAAGAAGGGCTACATCGAGGACCGTCGCCCCAACGCCAACGTCGACCCTTACCAGGTGACCCGCCTCATCGTGGGCACCTGCTGCGCCGCCCTGGAGAAGGCCGGCCAGGTCTGA
- a CDS encoding MerR family transcriptional regulator, giving the protein MRISQLSTASGVPIPTIKYYLREGLLPAGEQTSATRAEYGESHVRRLRLIRALLEVGRLPIAAIQQVIAAVDDESLGMHEVLGTAHYAIAPAVEPHPGDEDWRRARVKADDLIADLGWRIHPDAPTRDELAQALLTLDRLGMPASGESLRPYVQTAVDLVEHEIGTIPLRGPREAAVEALVIGTVVRGRILDILRRLAHESASAHLLDDSGE; this is encoded by the coding sequence ATGCGGATATCCCAGCTCAGCACCGCGTCGGGCGTCCCCATCCCCACGATCAAGTACTACCTGCGCGAAGGCCTGCTCCCCGCGGGGGAGCAGACGTCGGCCACCCGGGCGGAGTACGGCGAGAGCCATGTGCGCCGGCTGCGGCTGATCCGCGCACTGCTGGAGGTCGGCCGGCTGCCCATCGCGGCCATCCAGCAGGTGATCGCCGCCGTGGACGACGAGAGCCTGGGCATGCACGAGGTGCTCGGCACCGCCCACTACGCCATCGCCCCGGCGGTCGAACCCCACCCCGGCGACGAGGACTGGCGGCGCGCCCGCGTCAAGGCCGACGACCTGATCGCCGACCTCGGCTGGCGGATACACCCCGACGCCCCCACCCGCGACGAGCTGGCCCAGGCCCTCCTCACCCTCGACCGGCTCGGCATGCCCGCCTCCGGCGAGTCCCTGCGCCCCTACGTGCAGACCGCCGTCGACCTCGTCGAGCACGAGATCGGCACCATCCCGCTGCGGGGCCCCCGCGAGGCCGCGGTCGAGGCCCTGGTCATCGGCACCGTGGTGAGGGGCCGAATCCTCGACATCCTGCGCCGCCTCGCCCACGAATCCGCCTCGGCGCACCTCCTCGACGACTCCGGGGAGTGA
- a CDS encoding SAM-dependent methyltransferase → MAEEQAPQGVDPTIPSVARMYDYYLGGKDNFASDRAAAEKFIEIVPGIRMMAQANRVFLRRAVTELAGQGIRQFLDIGSGLPTQENVHQVAHRIIPDARVTYVDNDPIVLAHGRALLSDNPYTTVVPGDMREPKALLDSPEVRASIDFDEPVALILLAMLHFVPDDAVADQIVASVREVLPSGSHLVISHAFAGQVSEEAHARADRVYRSTTAGSITSRGPAELAAYLEGLEVLTPGIVPVEAWRPEPEEDVTIDFTLPSILGAVARVP, encoded by the coding sequence ATGGCCGAGGAGCAGGCACCGCAGGGAGTCGATCCGACGATTCCGAGCGTGGCGCGCATGTACGACTACTACCTCGGCGGCAAGGACAATTTCGCCTCCGACCGTGCGGCCGCCGAGAAGTTCATCGAGATCGTCCCGGGTATCCGGATGATGGCCCAGGCCAACCGTGTCTTCCTGCGCCGGGCGGTGACCGAGCTCGCCGGCCAGGGCATCCGCCAGTTCCTCGACATCGGCTCCGGACTGCCCACGCAGGAGAACGTCCACCAGGTGGCCCACCGGATCATCCCCGACGCCCGGGTCACCTACGTGGACAACGATCCGATCGTCCTGGCCCACGGCCGGGCCCTGCTGAGCGACAACCCGTACACCACCGTGGTCCCGGGAGACATGCGGGAACCCAAGGCCCTGCTCGACAGCCCCGAGGTCCGCGCGAGCATCGACTTCGACGAACCGGTGGCCCTGATCCTGCTGGCGATGCTGCACTTCGTCCCGGACGACGCCGTCGCCGACCAGATCGTCGCCTCGGTGCGGGAGGTGCTGCCCTCCGGCAGCCATCTGGTGATCTCCCATGCCTTCGCCGGCCAGGTCAGCGAGGAGGCGCACGCCAGGGCCGACAGGGTCTACCGCTCCACCACCGCCGGATCGATCACCTCGCGCGGGCCCGCCGAACTCGCCGCCTATCTGGAAGGTCTGGAGGTCCTGACTCCCGGGATCGTCCCGGTCGAGGCCTGGCGCCCGGAGCCCGAGGAGGACGTCACGATCGACTTCACCCTGCCCAGCATTCTCGGCGCCGTCGCCCGAGTGCCCTGA
- a CDS encoding MurR/RpiR family transcriptional regulator, translating into MKGILVAAGALGRIQTETPALPEALRRVGEAILADPAGAARSTIIALAERSGSSPATVTRFCRLFGFTGYAGLRVALATETGRASQANWDTSVGHEIGPTDPLDAAIGVMAAADSRLIRETAAQLDAGTVAKVADAIVAARRVLIFGVSISGGVAGMIGGRLRRIRVPCWSHADAHEALADAALLAEGDVAIGISHQGRTREVLESLAEAGDRGALTVAVTSFARSPLADLADLVLTTASRETTFRLGGLAAVHSQLFVLDTVYVAVAQRTYGQTNEAFELTMRALESHRVERN; encoded by the coding sequence GTGAAAGGAATACTTGTGGCGGCAGGGGCCCTCGGACGCATCCAGACCGAGACGCCCGCGCTGCCCGAGGCGCTGCGCCGGGTCGGTGAGGCCATCTTGGCCGACCCGGCCGGGGCCGCCCGATCCACGATCATCGCGCTGGCCGAGCGGAGCGGCAGCTCACCCGCCACCGTCACGCGGTTCTGCCGGTTGTTCGGTTTCACCGGATACGCCGGGCTGCGGGTCGCGCTGGCCACCGAGACCGGCCGCGCCTCGCAGGCCAACTGGGACACCAGCGTCGGTCACGAGATCGGCCCGACCGACCCGCTCGACGCGGCGATCGGCGTGATGGCCGCCGCCGACTCCCGGCTCATCAGGGAGACCGCGGCCCAGCTCGACGCGGGGACCGTCGCCAAGGTCGCCGACGCGATCGTCGCGGCCCGTCGAGTGCTGATCTTCGGGGTCTCCATCAGCGGGGGAGTGGCCGGCATGATCGGCGGACGGCTCCGCAGGATCCGGGTGCCCTGCTGGAGCCACGCCGACGCCCATGAGGCGCTCGCCGACGCGGCACTGCTGGCCGAGGGCGACGTCGCGATCGGGATCTCCCACCAGGGCCGCACCCGCGAGGTGCTGGAGTCGCTCGCCGAGGCCGGGGACCGGGGGGCGCTGACGGTCGCCGTCACCTCCTTCGCCCGGTCGCCGCTGGCCGACCTGGCCGACCTGGTGCTGACCACCGCGAGCCGGGAGACCACCTTCAGGCTGGGTGGCCTGGCCGCCGTCCACTCCCAGCTGTTCGTTCTCGACACCGTCTACGTGGCGGTCGCACAGCGCACCTACGGGCAGACCAACGAGGCGTTCGAGCTGACCATGCGTGCTCTGGAGAGCCACCGCGTAGAGAGGAACTGA
- a CDS encoding SIS domain-containing protein, with product MNIGAADYVHEVKALVDEVSHTQGAAVRKAAGLLVGSLMGGGIIQAFGSGHSEAIAMEIAGRAGGLVPSNRLALRDVVLYGDAPVDVLLGAPGELERDPSIAQRIYDLAPVQPQDVFVLISSSGVNGSVVELASIVKDRGHGLVALTSVQHSTAMASRHPSGRKLLDLADVVLDNGAPYGDAVLPLPDGGAFGAVSTITSALLAQMVVTEVVRGLIEAGRTPPVYRSANVVGGDEHNRALDDRYAGRIRRGA from the coding sequence GTGAACATCGGCGCCGCCGACTACGTCCACGAAGTGAAGGCCCTGGTGGACGAGGTCTCCCACACCCAGGGGGCCGCCGTCAGGAAGGCGGCCGGCCTGCTGGTCGGGTCGCTGATGGGCGGCGGGATCATCCAGGCGTTCGGTTCCGGTCACTCCGAGGCGATCGCCATGGAGATCGCCGGCCGTGCGGGCGGGCTGGTCCCCAGCAACCGGCTCGCGCTGCGCGACGTCGTCCTGTACGGCGACGCCCCGGTGGACGTGCTCCTGGGCGCCCCGGGCGAACTGGAGCGCGACCCGTCGATCGCCCAGCGGATCTACGATCTCGCCCCCGTCCAGCCGCAGGACGTCTTCGTGCTCATCTCCAGCTCCGGGGTGAACGGCTCGGTGGTGGAACTGGCCTCCATCGTCAAGGACAGAGGGCACGGCCTGGTCGCCCTGACCTCCGTGCAGCACAGCACCGCGATGGCCTCCCGCCACCCCTCGGGCCGCAAGCTGCTCGACCTCGCCGACGTGGTGCTGGACAACGGGGCGCCGTACGGCGACGCGGTTCTGCCGCTCCCGGACGGCGGCGCGTTCGGCGCCGTCTCCACGATCACCTCGGCGCTGCTGGCCCAGATGGTGGTGACCGAGGTGGTGCGCGGCCTGATCGAGGCAGGCCGCACCCCGCCGGTCTACCGGTCCGCGAACGTGGTCGGCGGGGACGAGCACAACCGGGCTCTCGATGATCGCTACGCCGGAAGGATCCGGCGAGGTGCCTGA
- the ngcE gene encoding N-acetylglucosamine/diacetylchitobiose ABC transporter substrate-binding protein gives MTHLSRRELLRSAVLAGIALPVLSACATPSGGGASPAAPAAGATSAANPLGLVDGKPLEIWIFDGGFGDGYATDVHEPLLKAKFPKLEIKHNTTKEIAKTLQPRFAGGNPPEFVNNSGANAMDFGALIQDGQLADLTPLYAAPSWDDPAVTVRDTIDPAAIELGSYDGKPYVLPYANTVWGIWYSRKLFEAEGWQPPKTWQEFLDLCETIKKSGKTAPFTYAGKHPFYIYETILTLAAKIGGKDVLKNIDNLEDGAWKAEPVIQAATAFAEIGAKYLLQGTAGLDHVQTQTAHNKGQVAMLPCGSWLENEQKDSTPADFGYAMFPLPDFGSADALPYGTLHAQPGEEYVVPAKSANPQAGLEYMRAMLSKEGAGKFMELVSTLTIVKGAGEGRTLKPGLESASTALAAAGDNAVWFLLRKWYVEMHDEVAAATGQLMNGKLTVDQWAGRVQKKADSIKNDSSVKKFKR, from the coding sequence ATGACCCACCTGTCCCGGCGCGAGCTTCTGCGCAGTGCGGTCCTGGCAGGGATCGCCCTGCCGGTCCTGTCCGCGTGCGCCACCCCCTCCGGCGGCGGCGCCTCTCCGGCGGCGCCGGCCGCCGGAGCCACCAGCGCGGCCAACCCGCTCGGCCTCGTCGACGGCAAGCCCCTGGAAATCTGGATCTTCGACGGCGGCTTCGGTGACGGCTACGCGACGGACGTGCACGAGCCGCTGCTCAAGGCCAAATTCCCCAAACTGGAGATCAAGCACAACACGACCAAGGAGATTGCCAAGACCCTCCAGCCGCGCTTCGCCGGCGGCAACCCTCCCGAGTTCGTCAACAACTCGGGAGCCAACGCGATGGACTTCGGTGCCTTGATCCAGGACGGCCAGCTCGCCGACCTCACCCCCCTCTACGCCGCGCCGAGCTGGGACGACCCCGCCGTCACGGTGCGCGACACGATCGACCCCGCCGCGATCGAGCTGGGCAGCTACGACGGCAAACCGTACGTCCTGCCCTACGCCAACACCGTCTGGGGCATCTGGTACTCGCGGAAACTCTTCGAAGCGGAGGGCTGGCAGCCGCCCAAGACCTGGCAGGAGTTCCTGGACCTCTGCGAGACGATCAAGAAGTCGGGCAAGACCGCACCGTTCACCTACGCGGGCAAGCATCCCTTCTACATCTACGAGACCATCCTCACGCTCGCCGCGAAGATCGGCGGCAAGGACGTGCTGAAGAACATCGACAACCTGGAGGACGGCGCCTGGAAGGCCGAGCCGGTCATCCAGGCCGCGACCGCCTTCGCCGAGATCGGGGCCAAATACCTGCTCCAGGGCACCGCCGGCCTGGACCACGTGCAGACCCAGACGGCGCACAACAAGGGCCAGGTCGCCATGCTGCCCTGCGGCTCCTGGCTGGAGAACGAGCAGAAGGACTCCACCCCGGCCGACTTCGGCTACGCCATGTTCCCGCTGCCGGACTTCGGATCCGCCGACGCCCTGCCGTACGGCACGCTGCACGCCCAGCCGGGCGAGGAGTACGTCGTGCCGGCCAAGTCGGCCAATCCCCAGGCAGGCCTGGAGTACATGCGGGCCATGCTCTCCAAGGAGGGCGCCGGGAAGTTCATGGAGCTGGTCTCCACGCTGACCATCGTCAAGGGCGCGGGCGAGGGCCGCACGCTCAAGCCTGGCCTGGAGAGCGCCTCGACCGCGCTGGCCGCCGCGGGCGACAACGCCGTCTGGTTCCTGCTCCGCAAGTGGTACGTCGAGATGCACGACGAGGTGGCCGCGGCGACCGGGCAGCTCATGAACGGCAAGCTGACCGTCGACCAGTGGGCGGGCCGCGTGCAGAAGAAGGCCGACTCGATCAAGAACGACTCCTCCGTGAAGAAGTTCAAGAGGTAG
- a CDS encoding carbohydrate ABC transporter permease, whose amino-acid sequence MNHGRTRFVTGFLAIPVALYLIYVISPYAQAFYIALTDWRGVSATPRFVGLENFRRLLDDDVFWRAVGHNLLLLVLMPLLTVAVALFFAFLLNAGGRGGTGGIWGSKFYRVVFFFPQVLAVAVVAVLFQQIFRPDRSGMLNAPLMALGFEPVGFLSDTDVALWAILGVLVWQAVGFYVVLFSAGIASIPRDMFEAAAIDGAGGVQLFFRITLPLLWDTIQVGWVYLGIAALDVFAVVWVMTAEHGGPDHSTTVMAAEVYRTAFQYFKFGYASAMGVVLFFFTIGFAALALRLSRRERIEF is encoded by the coding sequence ATGAACCACGGCAGGACGAGGTTCGTCACCGGGTTCCTCGCGATCCCGGTGGCGCTCTACCTGATCTACGTGATCTCCCCCTATGCGCAGGCGTTCTACATCGCGCTCACCGACTGGCGCGGGGTGAGCGCCACCCCGCGGTTCGTGGGCCTGGAGAACTTCCGGAGGCTCCTCGACGACGACGTCTTCTGGAGAGCGGTCGGTCACAACCTGCTGCTGCTGGTCCTGATGCCGCTGCTCACCGTCGCCGTCGCCCTCTTCTTCGCCTTCCTGCTCAACGCGGGCGGGCGGGGCGGCACCGGGGGCATCTGGGGGTCGAAGTTCTACCGGGTGGTGTTCTTCTTCCCCCAGGTTCTCGCCGTCGCCGTGGTCGCGGTCCTGTTCCAGCAGATCTTCCGGCCCGACCGGAGCGGCATGCTCAACGCGCCGCTGATGGCTCTCGGGTTCGAGCCGGTCGGGTTCCTGTCCGACACCGACGTGGCGCTGTGGGCGATCCTCGGCGTGCTCGTCTGGCAGGCGGTCGGCTTCTATGTGGTGCTGTTCTCGGCGGGCATCGCCTCCATCCCGCGTGACATGTTCGAGGCGGCGGCGATCGACGGCGCCGGAGGGGTGCAGCTCTTCTTCCGGATCACGTTGCCCCTGCTCTGGGACACCATCCAGGTCGGCTGGGTCTATCTCGGCATCGCGGCGCTGGACGTCTTCGCCGTCGTGTGGGTGATGACGGCCGAGCACGGCGGGCCCGACCACTCCACGACCGTGATGGCGGCGGAGGTCTACCGCACCGCCTTCCAGTACTTCAAGTTCGGCTACGCCTCCGCGATGGGCGTGGTGCTGTTCTTCTTCACCATCGGGTTCGCGGCGCTGGCCCTGCGCCTGTCGCGGCGTGAGCGGATCGAGTTCTAG
- a CDS encoding carbohydrate ABC transporter permease produces the protein MADAAIPRSRAYAREERRRRLGPLSVLTHVTLLVWTALVAIPIVWTFLASIKSEDEIFGDAWSLPASLRLDNWARAWEQAHIGQYMINSLVVVAFGTFGTMLFGSMAAYVLARYPFRGNRAVYLLFVSGLAFPVYLALSPLFFVVQNMGAIPVIGQFIGLNTHGGLVLVYIAYSLPFTVFFLAAFFRTLPGAVAEAAFVDGASHARVFFQIMLPMAKPGIVSVTIFNVLGQWNQYQLPLVLLTSDRQKWVLTQGIAEISTAAGYDADWSALFAALSMAILPMLVVYTIFQSQIQKGLTAGALK, from the coding sequence GTGGCAGACGCGGCGATTCCCCGGAGCCGGGCCTATGCCCGGGAAGAGCGCAGGAGGCGGCTCGGGCCCCTTTCGGTCCTGACGCACGTCACACTTCTGGTGTGGACGGCCCTGGTCGCGATCCCGATCGTGTGGACGTTCCTGGCGTCGATCAAGAGCGAGGACGAGATCTTCGGCGACGCCTGGTCGCTGCCGGCCTCGTTGCGCCTCGACAACTGGGCGCGGGCCTGGGAGCAGGCCCACATCGGCCAGTACATGATCAACAGCCTCGTCGTCGTGGCGTTCGGCACGTTCGGCACGATGCTGTTCGGCTCGATGGCCGCCTACGTGCTGGCCCGTTATCCCTTCCGCGGCAACCGGGCCGTCTACCTGCTGTTCGTCTCGGGCCTGGCCTTCCCGGTCTACCTTGCGCTGTCCCCGCTGTTCTTCGTCGTGCAGAACATGGGCGCGATCCCGGTGATCGGCCAGTTCATCGGCCTGAACACGCACGGCGGGCTCGTGCTGGTCTACATCGCCTACTCGCTGCCGTTCACCGTGTTCTTCCTCGCCGCGTTCTTCCGGACGCTGCCGGGTGCGGTGGCCGAGGCCGCGTTCGTGGACGGGGCCTCGCATGCCCGGGTGTTCTTCCAGATCATGCTCCCGATGGCCAAGCCGGGCATCGTCAGCGTGACCATCTTCAACGTGCTGGGGCAGTGGAACCAGTACCAGCTTCCACTGGTCCTGCTCACCTCCGACCGGCAGAAGTGGGTGCTCACCCAGGGCATCGCGGAGATCTCCACCGCCGCCGGCTACGACGCCGACTGGTCGGCGCTGTTCGCCGCGCTCAGCATGGCCATCCTCCCGATGCTGGTCGTCTACACGATCTTCCAGAGCCAGATCCAGAAGGGCCTCACCGCCGGAGCGCTCAAGTAA
- a CDS encoding ribbon-helix-helix protein, CopG family → MNDKDFSTPTSGGVPITDDLVGRLADEAEEGYEVTDLRRRGGRRPMGSAAADVVPVRLDPELRAALVRRAEHEHISASEVIRSALRAWLDVA, encoded by the coding sequence ATGAACGACAAGGATTTCAGCACTCCGACGTCGGGAGGAGTGCCGATCACCGACGATCTCGTCGGACGCTTGGCGGACGAGGCCGAGGAGGGCTACGAGGTCACCGATCTCCGTCGTCGGGGAGGGAGACGCCCTATGGGCTCCGCGGCGGCGGATGTGGTCCCGGTTCGGCTGGATCCAGAGCTCAGGGCCGCGCTTGTACGGCGTGCCGAGCATGAGCACATCAGTGCCAGCGAAGTCATCCGCAGCGCTCTGCGCGCCTGGCTGGACGTCGCCTGA
- a CDS encoding DNA alkylation repair protein, producing the protein MDTLHKAVRLALTEVADVGKAPMMQAYMKSDMPFLGVQAAPRRTVLRRVFSEHTAESETEWRAMVLSLWRDAEYREERYAAITLTGLRRYQGFQTLATLPMYEEMIVTGAWWDYVDELAVHRVGGLLAAFPDTMRPLMLEWARDGDLWMRRTAILCQNRFRTATDTGLLYACIEPSLSDNDFFARKAIGWALREYAKTDPRAVLRYVEHVGLSGLSRREALKNLPTG; encoded by the coding sequence GTGGACACCCTGCACAAAGCCGTGCGACTGGCCCTCACCGAGGTGGCGGACGTCGGCAAGGCCCCGATGATGCAGGCCTACATGAAGTCGGACATGCCGTTCCTCGGGGTCCAGGCCGCGCCCCGCCGTACGGTGCTGAGAAGGGTCTTCTCCGAGCACACGGCGGAGAGCGAGACCGAGTGGCGCGCGATGGTGCTCTCCCTGTGGCGGGACGCCGAATACCGTGAAGAGCGCTACGCCGCGATCACGCTGACCGGCCTCCGGCGGTACCAGGGGTTCCAGACGCTCGCCACCCTCCCGATGTACGAGGAGATGATCGTCACCGGAGCCTGGTGGGACTACGTCGACGAGCTCGCCGTCCATCGCGTCGGCGGCCTCCTGGCGGCCTTCCCCGACACGATGCGCCCGCTCATGCTGGAGTGGGCCCGCGACGGCGACCTGTGGATGCGGCGCACCGCCATCCTCTGCCAGAACAGGTTCAGGACCGCCACGGACACCGGCCTGCTCTACGCCTGCATCGAGCCGAGCCTGTCGGACAACGACTTCTTCGCGCGCAAGGCGATCGGCTGGGCCCTGCGCGAATACGCCAAGACCGACCCGCGGGCCGTCCTGCGCTACGTCGAGCATGTCGGCCTCAGCGGCCTCAGCAGGCGCGAGGCCCTGAAGAACCTCCCCACCGGCTGA
- a CDS encoding TetR/AcrR family transcriptional regulator: MNTRKNSGGATTTPVRRQVTKRAAASGSASERRDHLVRLAAELFARKGFQATTVREIAEEAGILSGSLYHHFDSKESIVDEVLTTFLDDLVGRYRVALEQQGEPVAILSEMVRIGFGTLEPHRAAITVMQNDWNYLRSLPGGRFDYLVKAEDEVERMWVEQIRLGQAAGQVRADVDPKLTYRMIRDTIWVTVRWFRPGGRLDTTGLAEHYITVLFDGLATGERSSHQV, translated from the coding sequence GTGAACACGCGAAAGAACTCCGGCGGCGCGACCACCACCCCGGTCAGGCGCCAGGTGACGAAGCGCGCCGCCGCATCGGGCTCCGCCTCCGAGCGCCGCGACCATCTCGTCAGGCTCGCCGCCGAGCTTTTCGCCCGTAAGGGCTTCCAGGCGACCACCGTCCGCGAGATCGCGGAGGAGGCGGGCATCCTGTCCGGAAGCCTCTACCACCACTTCGACTCCAAGGAGTCGATCGTCGACGAGGTGCTGACCACCTTCCTCGACGACCTCGTCGGCCGCTACCGCGTCGCGCTGGAGCAGCAGGGCGAGCCGGTCGCCATCCTCTCAGAGATGGTGCGCATCGGGTTCGGCACCCTCGAACCGCACCGCGCGGCGATCACCGTCATGCAGAACGACTGGAACTACCTGCGCTCCCTGCCCGGCGGCCGTTTCGACTACCTGGTCAAGGCCGAGGACGAGGTCGAGCGCATGTGGGTCGAGCAGATCAGGCTCGGCCAGGCGGCGGGTCAGGTCCGCGCCGACGTGGACCCCAAGCTCACCTACCGCATGATCCGCGACACCATCTGGGTCACGGTCCGCTGGTTCCGCCCGGGAGGCCGCCTCGACACCACCGGCCTCGCCGAGCACTACATCACCGTCCTGTTCGACGGCCTGGCCACCGGGGAGCGGAGCAGTCACCAGGTGTGA